A DNA window from Melanotaenia boesemani isolate fMelBoe1 chromosome 6, fMelBoe1.pri, whole genome shotgun sequence contains the following coding sequences:
- the LOC121641944 gene encoding membrane-spanning 4-domains subfamily A member 4D isoform X3, with amino-acid sequence MRKTFTCNESMIITIPIRSLKDVQMGQLMPENFHCVFKDNFKVFVTKGKPKPVGAAQATAGVFIIALGLLCRGFLIFNLLSVLFVISGMLSYAAGTRPNIHLTKLSFSMNIISFFWSLAALCVFIIIIFPGPTPEINGILGLIPTILLKETEANQ; translated from the exons ATGAGGAAGACATTTACATGTAACGAATCAATGATCATCACCATTCCCATTAGAAGTCTCAAGGATGTTCAGATGGGTCAGCTGATGCCAGAAAACTTCCACTGCGTGTTCAAAGATAACTTCAAGGTCTTTGTCACTAAGGGGAAGCCTAAACCAGTCGGT GCCGCCCAAGCCACTGCTGGCGTGTTTATTATCGCTCTTGGTCTGCTTTGTCGGGGCTTCCTCATCTTCAATCTTCTAAGTGTTCTG TTTGTGATCTCTGGTATGTTGTCCTATGCTGCAGGGACTCGTCCAAACATACACTTG ACAAAACTGTCATTCTCTATGAACATCATCAGCTTCTTTTGGTCACTTGCAGCACTTTGTGTCTTCATAATAATCATATTTCCAGGCCCAACCCCG GAGATTAATGGAATCCTAGGACTGATA cccACCATACTGCTGAAAGAGACTGAAGCAAACCAATGA
- the LOC121641944 gene encoding membrane-spanning 4-domains subfamily A member 4D isoform X1 has product MRKTFTCNESMIITIPIRSLKDVQMGQLMPENFHCVFKDNFKVFVTKGKPKPVGAAQATAGVFIIALGLLCRGFLIFNLLSVLFVISGMLSYAAGTRPNIHLTKLSFSMNIISFFWSLAALCVFIIIIFPGPTPEINGILGLIVSLLVVESMIALFLVYWLSKAICREHFNTLPTILLKETEANQ; this is encoded by the exons ATGAGGAAGACATTTACATGTAACGAATCAATGATCATCACCATTCCCATTAGAAGTCTCAAGGATGTTCAGATGGGTCAGCTGATGCCAGAAAACTTCCACTGCGTGTTCAAAGATAACTTCAAGGTCTTTGTCACTAAGGGGAAGCCTAAACCAGTCGGT GCCGCCCAAGCCACTGCTGGCGTGTTTATTATCGCTCTTGGTCTGCTTTGTCGGGGCTTCCTCATCTTCAATCTTCTAAGTGTTCTG TTTGTGATCTCTGGTATGTTGTCCTATGCTGCAGGGACTCGTCCAAACATACACTTG ACAAAACTGTCATTCTCTATGAACATCATCAGCTTCTTTTGGTCACTTGCAGCACTTTGTGTCTTCATAATAATCATATTTCCAGGCCCAACCCCG GAGATTAATGGAATCCTAGGACTGATAGTAAGTCTGCTTGTTGTTGAAAGTATGATTGCGCTGTTCTTGGTCTACTGGTTGAGTAAAGCCATTTGCAGAGAACATTTCAACACTTTG cccACCATACTGCTGAAAGAGACTGAAGCAAACCAATGA
- the si:ch211-269k10.4 gene encoding uncharacterized protein si:ch211-269k10.4, translated as MACADIEMDILDDEFPPAVGRREPPPPPLLIHCYQASEMMPAAKRPLHNLLQKQPAVLGSLQVMSGLLSVGVGIVFAVTQPIQGSLLNLFRVSQLTGVLYIIAGLVSNLLFKFPALLTVSLGINCGCIILAVVAACLISVDLARGWASASGPNEYIKMELLELCVLGLEIFLSVVLCFWFTKEKRSKLP; from the exons ATGGCCTGCGCCGACATTGAGATGGACATCCTAGATGATGAGTTTCCCCCAGCAGTTGGCCGGAGGGAGCCGCCTCCCCCTCCACTTCTGATTCACTGTTACCAGGCCTCAGAAATGATGCCTGCTGCAAAAAGGCCGCTGCACAACCTGCTGCAGAAACAGCCAGCTGTGTTAGGG TCTCTGCAGGTAATGAGTGGCCTCCTCAGTGTTGGAGTGGGGATCGTTTTTGCTGTTACCCAACCCATCCAAGGCTCCCTCTTAAATCTGTTCAGAGTCTCACAACTGACTGGAGTGCTT TACATAATTGCTGGACTTGTTTCCAATCTGTTGTTCAAATTTCCGGCATTATTAACT GTGTCTCTTGGAATTAACTGCGGCTGCATTATTTTAGCTGTTGTTGCAGCTTGTCTGATAAGCGTGGACCTGGCTCGGGGTTGGGCTTCGGCTTCGGGACCTAACGAGTACATAAAG ATGGAATTGCTGGAGCTGTGTGTGTTGGGGCTGGAGATTTTCCTCTCTGTAGTCCTCTGCTTCTGGTTCACTAAAGAGAAACGTTCAAAATTACCATGA
- the LOC121641944 gene encoding uncharacterized protein LOC121641944 isoform X2: MRKTFTCNESMIITIPIRSLKDVQMGQLMPENFHCVFKDNFKVFVTKGKPKPVGAAQATAGVFIIALGLLCRGFLIFNLLSVLFVISGMLSYAAGTRPNIHLTKLSFSMNIISFFWSLAALCVFIIIIFPGPTEINGILGLIVSLLVVESMIALFLVYWLSKAICREHFNTLPTILLKETEANQ, from the exons ATGAGGAAGACATTTACATGTAACGAATCAATGATCATCACCATTCCCATTAGAAGTCTCAAGGATGTTCAGATGGGTCAGCTGATGCCAGAAAACTTCCACTGCGTGTTCAAAGATAACTTCAAGGTCTTTGTCACTAAGGGGAAGCCTAAACCAGTCGGT GCCGCCCAAGCCACTGCTGGCGTGTTTATTATCGCTCTTGGTCTGCTTTGTCGGGGCTTCCTCATCTTCAATCTTCTAAGTGTTCTG TTTGTGATCTCTGGTATGTTGTCCTATGCTGCAGGGACTCGTCCAAACATACACTTG ACAAAACTGTCATTCTCTATGAACATCATCAGCTTCTTTTGGTCACTTGCAGCACTTTGTGTCTTCATAATAATCATATTTCCAGGCCCAAC GGAGATTAATGGAATCCTAGGACTGATAGTAAGTCTGCTTGTTGTTGAAAGTATGATTGCGCTGTTCTTGGTCTACTGGTTGAGTAAAGCCATTTGCAGAGAACATTTCAACACTTTG cccACCATACTGCTGAAAGAGACTGAAGCAAACCAATGA